One segment of Salvia splendens isolate huo1 chromosome 20, SspV2, whole genome shotgun sequence DNA contains the following:
- the LOC121780963 gene encoding SKP1-like protein 1A isoform X1 gives MSSSTDENGSKKITLRSSDGEVFEVDESVAREPQIIKHMIEVDCADGVIPLPNVTGKILSKVIEYCKRHVDAAASATNSEDKLASAVSDEELKAFDDDFVRVDEATLVDLILAANYLNIKTLLDLTCQAVADKIKVKTPEEILKTFNIKNDFTAEVEEEIRREYPWAFE, from the exons GATGAGAACGGAAGCAAGAAGATCACCCTGCGCAGTTCTGACGGCGAGGTGTTTGAGGTGGACGAGTCGGTTGCCCGGGAGCCGCAGATCATCAAGCACATGATCGAGGTTGATTGCGCCGACGGCGTCATCCCCCTTCCTAACGTCACCGGTAAAATCCTATCCAAAGTCATCGAATACTGCAAGCGACACGTCGATGCCGCCGCTTCCGCCACCAATTCCGAGGACAAGCTCGCCTCCGCCGTCTCCGATGAGGAGCTCAAGGCCTTCGACGATGATTTCGTCAGGGTCGATGAAGCCACGCTCGTCGACCTTATTTTG GCTGCTAATTACTTGAATATCAAAACCCTTCTGGACCTGACTTGCCAGGCAGTCGCCGACAAGATCAAGGTAAAAACTCCAGAGGAGATCTTGAAGACCTTCAACATCAAGAATGACTTCACAGCAGAGGTAGAAGAGGAAATCCGGCGAGAGTACCCGTGGGCTTTTGAATAG
- the LOC121780963 gene encoding SKP1-like protein 1B isoform X2: MSSSTDENGSKKITLRSSDGEVFEVDESVAREPQIIKHMIEVDCADGVIPLPNVTGKILSKVIEYCKRHVDAAASATNSEDKLASAVSDEELKAFDDDFVRVDEATLVDLILAVADKIKVKTPEEILKTFNIKNDFTAEVEEEIRREYPWAFE; the protein is encoded by the exons GATGAGAACGGAAGCAAGAAGATCACCCTGCGCAGTTCTGACGGCGAGGTGTTTGAGGTGGACGAGTCGGTTGCCCGGGAGCCGCAGATCATCAAGCACATGATCGAGGTTGATTGCGCCGACGGCGTCATCCCCCTTCCTAACGTCACCGGTAAAATCCTATCCAAAGTCATCGAATACTGCAAGCGACACGTCGATGCCGCCGCTTCCGCCACCAATTCCGAGGACAAGCTCGCCTCCGCCGTCTCCGATGAGGAGCTCAAGGCCTTCGACGATGATTTCGTCAGGGTCGATGAAGCCACGCTCGTCGACCTTATTTTG GCAGTCGCCGACAAGATCAAGGTAAAAACTCCAGAGGAGATCTTGAAGACCTTCAACATCAAGAATGACTTCACAGCAGAGGTAGAAGAGGAAATCCGGCGAGAGTACCCGTGGGCTTTTGAATAG
- the LOC121781006 gene encoding peroxidase 64-like — protein MPTTLVHLLSIIFCLIIKSSNALTPDYYLQTCPNAEATITKAVRRAIIKDKTAPAALLRLHFHDCFIRGCDASVLLDSKGNNKAEKDGPPNISLHAFYVIDNAKKELEKMCPGVVSCADILAVAARDAVALSGGPTWDVPKGRKDGRVSKANDTLQLPFPTFNISQLQQSFSKRGLSLDDLVVLSGGHTLGFSHCSSFQNRIHSFSNATEVDPSMNPGFAASLRRICHVHNKVKNAGANLDFTPNAFDNVYYKLLLKGKSIFSSDQALLATSRTKALVGKFATYEKEFFDAFGKSMIKMSSINGGGTEIRLNCGLVN, from the exons ATGCCTACCACACTTGTTCATTTActaagtattattttttgtttgattaTCAAGTCTTCAAATGCATTAACTCCTGATTACTATCTTCAAACATGCCCCAATGCTGAGGCCACCATCACCAAGGCTGTGAGGAGAGCCATAATCAAAGACAAAACAGCTCCAGCAGCTCTACTCAGACTTCACTTCCATGACTGCTTCATTAGG GGTTGCGATGCCTCGGTGCTGCTGGACTCCAAGGGAAACAACAAGGCAGAAAAAGATGGACCTCCAAACATTTCCTTACATGCATTTTATGTGATTGACAATGCTAAGAAGGAGCTCGAAAAGATGTGCCCCGGTGTCGTCTCATGTGCTGACATTTTGGCTGTTGCTGCTAGGGATGCTGTTGCACTT TCTGGAGGTCCAACATGGGATGTCCCTAAAGGGAGGAAAGATGGCAGAGTTTCAAAGGCTAATGATACATTGCAATTACCATTTCCCACTTTCAACATTTCTCAATTGCAACAAAGCTTCTCAAAAAGAGGCCTCTCTTTGGATGATTTAGTTGTACTCTCAG GAGGACACACACTTGGTTTCTCGCATTGTTCGTCCTTCCAGAACAGAATTCACAGCTTCAGCAACGCAACGGAAGTGGATCCATCGATGAACCCGGGGTTTGCAGCCAGTCTGAGGCGGATTTGCCACGTGCACAACAAGGTGAAGAATGCTGGGGCCAATCTGGACTTTACACCAAATGCATTTGACAATGTTTATTACAAGTTGCTGCTAAAAGGGAAGAGCATATTTTCGTCGGACCAGGCACTTCTTGCTACTTCCAGGACAAAGGCATTGGTCGGGAAATTCGCCACCTATGAGAAGGAGTTCTTTGATGCATTTGGCAAGTCTATGATCAAGATGAGCAGCATCAACGGCGGTGGAACTGAGATCAGACTTAACTGTGGATTAGTTAACTGA